One Chloroflexota bacterium DNA window includes the following coding sequences:
- the ugpC gene encoding sn-glycerol-3-phosphate ABC transporter ATP-binding protein UgpC, whose translation MATVTFDHVFKRFPGEVIAVNDLNLQVADGEFLVLVGPSGCGKTTALRCVAGLESISDGRLLIGDRVVNDVAPKDRDIAMVFQSYALYPHMSVYDNLAFGLKLRKMPKAEIETRVRDAAGILGLEKFLDRKPKALSGGQRQRVALGRAIVREPQVFLMDEPLSNLDAKLRVQTRAEIARIHRRLGTTIVYVTHDQVEAMTMGDRIAVMKDGLLQQVGTPQELYAHPANLFVAGFIGSPAMNFVTVTASGEQLMMGQAKLTLSGEPARAAAARPAGSSLTIGFRPEHLELVNGSGEQAVRFPAMVDVVEYMGNEELIHARAEGNDIVALLPSDRKVKAGEQVELAVPLDRLYVFDPESEKALVS comes from the coding sequence ATGGCGACGGTCACCTTCGATCACGTGTTCAAACGCTTCCCCGGTGAGGTCATCGCGGTCAACGACCTGAACCTGCAGGTCGCCGATGGCGAGTTCCTGGTCCTGGTGGGCCCCTCCGGTTGCGGCAAGACGACGGCCCTGCGCTGTGTCGCCGGGCTGGAGTCGATCAGCGACGGGCGCCTGTTGATCGGTGACCGGGTGGTCAATGACGTGGCTCCCAAGGACCGCGACATCGCCATGGTCTTCCAGAGCTACGCCCTCTACCCGCACATGTCGGTCTATGACAACCTTGCCTTCGGCCTGAAGCTGCGCAAGATGCCAAAGGCCGAGATCGAGACCCGGGTCCGAGATGCGGCCGGGATCCTGGGCCTTGAGAAATTCCTAGACCGCAAGCCGAAGGCGCTGTCCGGTGGCCAGCGGCAGCGAGTGGCGCTGGGCCGAGCCATTGTCCGCGAGCCGCAGGTCTTCCTGATGGACGAGCCGCTCTCGAACCTCGACGCCAAGCTGCGGGTCCAGACCCGCGCCGAGATCGCGAGGATCCACCGACGCCTTGGCACCACCATCGTGTACGTCACCCACGACCAGGTCGAGGCGATGACCATGGGCGACCGGATCGCGGTGATGAAGGACGGGCTCCTCCAGCAGGTCGGCACCCCGCAGGAGCTCTACGCGCATCCCGCCAACCTGTTCGTGGCCGGCTTCATCGGTTCGCCGGCGATGAACTTCGTCACCGTCACCGCTTCGGGCGAGCAGCTGATGATGGGGCAGGCGAAGCTGACGCTGTCGGGCGAGCCCGCCAGGGCCGCCGCTGCGCGTCCTGCTGGGTCGAGCCTGACCATCGGCTTTCGGCCTGAGCACCTGGAGTTGGTGAATGGGAGTGGCGAGCAGGCGGTGCGCTTCCCGGCCATGGTGGACGTGGTGGAGTACATGGGCAACGAAGAGTTGATACACGCGCGGGCGGAGGGGAACGACATCGTGGCGCTCCTGCCGTCCGATCGGAAGGTCAAGGCCGGGGAGCAGGTCGAGTTGGCGGTGCCGCTCGACCGGCTGTACGTCTTCGACCCGGAGTCCGAAAAGGCGCTGGTCAGTTGA